In the Podospora bellae-mahoneyi strain CBS 112042 chromosome 4, whole genome shotgun sequence genome, one interval contains:
- a CDS encoding hypothetical protein (EggNog:ENOG503PWM7; COG:S), with protein MNNMSIKQEADGGSNDRLAILENQYIEEYKRRRQQSVKKASHGVAVQIKPMYDRLKMATQKAEKEAEEVGSWDKELREVKEKILRLDEKKAQAMNYKKTVEQKRTRLLYSITDSQALMESGSRAMNSCIADQYAIEMSTQPSSANGGARVVVDIDCLSLEDFTPRVKSHVAYMDFCTDMVLRPADLGTAKAEASRAGTPSLTPDYNISVPGECTSTARPRTGAEPPSGEESLRQVSQLTLNLLCPISFSPEQRPADLTTTAAEAPPAGTSSQSSKSNSSVAKQSTSTVGRSNEHSIPASAPRNLNIKSFSLPTLRFQPRSERSAIHDHQIRESHGPGASGSGENLRLTKRMITGLRRSISPSRPSLLLAQGVSEHESGSESEHGPTENNSPPTATVVAAAASNPWFEHNKDGKVSYIGEKALRGIYHGCIRRMR; from the exons ATGAACAACATGTCCATCAAGCAAGAGGCTGACGGTGGCTCCAACGATAGACTGGCCATCTTGGAGAACCAGTATATTGAGGAGTACAAGAGACGGCGCCAACAAAGCGTCAAGAAGGCCTCACATGGCGTTGCTGTCCAAATCAAGCCCATGTACGATCGTCTGAAGATGGCAACCCAGAAAGCCGAGaaagaggccgaggaggtgggttCCTGGGACAAGGAGCTGAGGGAAGTCAAAGAGAAGATCTTGCGGCTTGACGAAAAGAAAGCCCAGGCGATGAATTACAAGAAGACAGTTGAGCAGAAAAGAACAAGGTTGCTCTACAGTATTACCGATTCACAAGCGCTTATGGAATCAGGAAGTCGTGCCATGAACAGCTGCATTGCGGATCAGTACGCAATTGAGATGAGCACCCAGCCCAGCAGCGCAAATGGCGGGGCCCGAGTTGTTGTCGACATTGACTGCCTCTCTTTGGAGGACTTCACGCCACGGGTCAAGTCCCACGTGGCCTACATGGACTTCTGTACGGACATGGTGCTGAGGCCTGCTGACTTGGGCACAGCTAAAGCGGAGGCGTCCCGTGCTGGCACACCATCGCTGACACCCGACTACAACATCAGCGTTCCCGGAGAGTGCACAAGCACTGCGAGACCGAGAACCGGCGCTGAACCGCCCTCTGGTGAGGAATCGTTGCGCCAAGTGTCGCAGCTGACTTTGAATCTTTTGTGCCCCATTAGCTTCAGTCCAGAGCAGAGACCTGCCGACCTCACCACTACAGCAGCGGAGGCGCCCCCCGCTGGTACATCGTCGCAAAGTTCAAAAAGCAATTCCAGCGTCGCCAAGCAGAGCACCAGCACAGTTGGACGTAGCAACGAACACTCCATACCAGCCTCCGCCCCTCGCAACCTTAACATCAAATCCTTTTCGCTTCCA ACATTGCGGTTTCAGCCCCGAAGTGAACGGTCCGCCATTCACGATCATCAGATACGGGAGTCGCATGGTCCTGGTGCATCTGGCTCCGGGGAAAATTTGAGATTAACCAAAAGAATGATAACGGGACTACGGCGTTCCATCTCTCCAAGTCGTCCCAGTCTCCTATTAGCCCAGGGTGTCTCTGAGCATGAGAGTGGCTCAGAGTCTGAACAT GGTCCTACCGAGAACAATTCCCCCCCAACTGCCACCGTTGTTGCCGCCGCTGCAAGCAATCCCTGGTTTGAGCATAATAAGGATGGAAAGGTGTCGTATATAGGCGAGAAGGCACTTCGTGGGATCTACCATGGCTGCATCAGAAGAATGCGGTGA
- a CDS encoding hypothetical protein (EggNog:ENOG503P1NM; COG:Q) produces the protein MSDQIQLTNHKQYDVIVVGAGLSGLQTAVKVQHAGFSVIVLEALDRVGGKTLSVQSSSQGKGVNDLGAAWINDSSQSEIYKLFLEAGLKPEKQLDEGNTLRQIEDGSYISVPFGQLFVDEEEAAAFAVLFGTLRKVIDASDLEDPITGPDAKRLDSLTFAEYCKELLESRSTPIIATYLARALLGVEGDEVSALFMINYFKSGTGILNLVSDGPDGGQYIRANKGTQTISKYLAAQLPSGSIHLTSVVKSVSQSAAGVEVVTTANKTFRAARVVVSLPSALYPTISFSPALPPSKSILAEGTAIGAYGKIIYVWAIPWWREAGLSGTFEAPLSGHVSFTRETSVPEDNQWSITCFIVGDPARELSKYAQKVRREKVWAQFKQVFEGSGVLKGAKVPEPIQVHEIAWKRNQYADGAPTAVMGPGVLTELGEVTVSPLREPWRRVHFVGTETSLVWKGYMDGAVRSGIRGGEEVVKALREEGR, from the exons ATGTCTGACCAGATTCAGCTCACCAACCACAAACAGTACGATGTCATAGTTGTTGGCGCCGGGCTCAGCGGTCTTCAAACAGCTGTCAAGGTCCAACATGCAGGTTTCTCCGTTATAGTTCTGGAGGCTCTTGATCGTGTGGGCGGCAAGACGCTGTCGGTGCAATCCTCGAGCCAGGGCAAAGGCGTCAATGACCTCGGCGCTGCCTGGATCAACGATAGCAGTCAATCCGAGATCTACAAGTTATTCCTCGAGGCTGGTTTGAAACCCGAAAAGCAATTGGATGAGGGCAACACCCTTCGGCAGATTGAAGACGGCAGCTATATCTCTGTTCCTTTCGGTCAACTCTTC gttgacgaagaagaagccgcaGCCTTTGCTGTCCTCTTTGGCACTCTGCGAAAAGTGATTGATGCTTCCGACCTGGAAGATCCCATCACCGGGCCCGACGCCAAACGGCTCGACAGCCTGACTTTTGCAGAGTACTGCAAAGAGCTCCTGGAATCCCGTTCGACACCCATCATCGCTACCTACCTGGCGCGTGCTCTCCTAGGGGTGGAAGGTGACGAGGTTAGCGCGCTGTTCATGATCAACTACTTCAAGAGCGGAACCGGAATCCTGAACCTCGTCTCTGATGGCCCCGACGGTGGCCAATATATCCGCGCCAACAAAGGCACGCAGACAATCTCCAAATATCTCGCCGCCCAGCTGCCCTCCGGGtccatccacctcaccaGCGTTGTCAAATCCGTTAGCCAGTCTGCGGCCGGTGTGGAAGTTGTCACGACCGCCAACAAGACATTCAGGGCCGCGCGCGTGGTGGTCTCTCTGCCCAGCGCTCTGTACCCGACCAtttccttctcccccgcGCTGCCGCCATCCAAATCCATCCTGGCAGAGGGTACAGCCATCGGCGCGTACGGCAAGATCATATATGTCTGGGCTATTCCATGGTGGCGTGAGGCCGGGCTCTCTGGGACATTTGAGGCACCGCTTTCTGGGCATGTCTCTTTTACGAGGGAGACTTCCGTGCCGGAGGACAACCAGTGGTCCATCACTTGCTTCATCGTGGGTGATCCTGCAAGGGAGCTGTCCAAGTATGCCCAAAAGGtcaggagggagaaggtttGGGCGCAGTTTAAGCAGGTGTTTGAGGGGTCGGGGGTGTTGAAAGGGGCGAAGGTCCCGGAGCCGATTCAGGTGCATGAGATCGCCTGGAAGAGGAACCAGTATGCGGATGGCGCGCCGACTGCAGTGATGGGTCCGGGGGTGTTGACTGAGTTAGGGGAGGTGACGGTCAGTCCGCTGAGGGAGCCGTGGCGGAGGGTACACTTTGTGGGCACGGAGACCAGTTTGGTTTGGAAGGGGTATATGGATGGGGCTGTCAGGAGCGGGATCcgaggcggtgaggaggtggtgaaggcgttgcgggaggaggggaggtga
- the CKB1 gene encoding casein kinase 2 regulatory subunit (COG:D; COG:K; COG:T; EggNog:ENOG503NXI9), whose translation MSTSSGSPESWISSFCSLLGHEYFAEVSEDFIEDDFNLTGLQSQVTMYKEALEMILDVEPEDDEDDEDEEEEDEEDISGDGRDGLAGRHERRHHSRIASDLSVIESSAEMLYGLIHQRYICSRAGIQQMSEKYELSHFGVCPRTNCNQTRTLPVGLSDTPGEDTVKLFCPSCLDVYVPPNSRFQTVDGAFFGRTFGALFLLTFPDYDLTKSGGEQLANLTRTDESLNINGMWARNIAPGLGKGRVYEPKIYGFRVSELARSGPRMQWLRKKPEDITVLDEARHFAEEDGDSDDDDENMNMSGRPVARRRRPGNARVKRQGQNGSPMATEANGAESEL comes from the exons ATGTCGACCTCTTCAGGATCACCAGAGTCCTGGATCTCTTCCTTttgctccctcctcggccacgaATACTTTGCCGAAGTGTCAGAGGACTTTATCGAAGATGACTTCAACCTCACTGGTCTTCAAAGCCAGGTGACTATGTACAAGGAGGCGCTGGAG ATGATTCTCGATGTTGAACcagaagacgatgaggatgacgaggacgaggaagaggaggacgaggaggacattTCAGGAGATGGACGAGATGGTCTTGCCGGTCGCCATGAACGCCGACACCACAGCCGCATAGCTAGCGACCTATCGGTCATTGAGTCCTCGGCCGAGATGCTCTACGGCCTCATTCACCAGCGGTATATCTGTTCCAGGGCCGGCATCCAGCAAATGTCGGAAAAGTACGAGCTCAGTCACTTCGGAGTATGCCCCCGGACGAACTGCAACCAGACGAGAACGCTGCCAGTTGGCCTCTCGGATACGCCTGGTGAGGACACGGTCAAGCTCTTCTGCCCATCGTGTCTCGACGTCTATGTACCCCCTAACAGCCGATTCCAAACGGTCGATGGGGCCTTCTTTGGCCGCACCTTTGGCgctctctttcttctcaCCTTCCCAGATTACGACTTGACAAAGTCAGGAGGCGAGCAGCTTGCGAACCTTACTCGGACTGACGAGTCGCTAAACATCAATGGCATGTGGGCGCGGAATATTGCGCCTGGTCTGGGCAAAGGCAGGGTCTACGAGCCAAAGATTTATGGTTTCAGAGTTTCGGAACTGGCACGCTCCGGGCCACGAATGCAATGGCTGCGGAAAAAGCCAGAGGATATCACGGTGCTGGACGAAGCCCGTCACTTTGctgaagaggatggtgactcggatgacgatgacgagaaCATGAACATGAGTGGGAGACCGGTGGCCAGAAGACGTCGACCAGGAAATGCGAGGGTGAAGAGACAAGGGCAAAATGGGAGCCCCATGGCCACCGAGGCCAATGGCGCCGAATCGGAACTCTAG
- the SNQ2_1 gene encoding ATP-binding cassette transporter snq2 (antiSMASH:Cluster_5; SMCOG1000:ABC transporter ATP-binding protein; COG:Q; EggNog:ENOG503NTZE): MSTEPGTGKEAIVEAVVTENAPPSPSSASSRTQNAADLVEQARRNNPNGTTRAIGGVSVEQAVSDFAQLQRELSHMSRVSRSRSHADAEKGNAQTETSSETFEQFDLEAALRGDLDAEREAGIRPKHIGVYWDDLTVKGIGGQTNYVKTFPDAFTDFFDIISPVRKLLGFEEKGVEASLLDGFRGVCKPGEMVLVLGKPGSGCTTFLKTIANQRYGYTSITGEVLYGPFAVDEFGPYRGEAVYNEEDDVHHPTLTVEQTLGFALDVKTPGKLPVGITKQEFKDKVVTMLLKMFNIEHTRKTIVGNSFIRGVSGGERKRVSIAEMLTTNACILSWDNSTRGLDASTALDFVKSLRIQTDLYKTSTFVSLYQASENIYSLFDKVLVIDEGKQVYFGPAKDARSYFEGLGFLPRPRQTTPDYVTGCTDAFEREYQDGRSPENAPYDSLTLKAAFKSSKYAQDLEQEMLSYKESLARETDKHEDFRVAVRDQKRRGASKHSAYSVGFHQQVWALMKRQFLLKQQDVLALILSWLRNIIIGIVLGTLYLNLGKTSASAFSKGGLMFISLLHNAFQSFSELAGTMLGRAVVNKHRAYAFHRPSALWIANILVDQVFASTQVFVFSVIVYFMTNLSRSAGGFFVFYLMLLSGNIAMTLFFRVIGCLSPDFDYAVKFATVGITLMITTSGYLIQWQSEQVWLRWIYYINVLGLIFSSLMENEFSRIDMTCTAESLIPSGPGYDDINHQVCTLPGSTPGTLELSGSSYIDQGFSYTPGLLWRNWGIVLVLMAVFLFVNIVAGEYVRFGMGGNQAKVFQKPNAERKKLNEELMAKKEERRKARAEQSDSELKINSESVLTWEGLCYDVPVPGGTRRLLDNVYGYVKPGQLTALMGASGAGKTTLLDVLAARKNIGVIHGDILVDGVKPGKEFQRSTSYAEQLDVHDPTQTVREALRFSADLRQPFETPREEKYAYVEEIIALLEMETFADAIIGSPEAGLTVEQRKRVTIGVELAAKPELLLFLDEPTSGLDSQSAFNIVRFLRKLAAAGQAILCTIHQPNAALFENFDRLLLLKSGGRCVYFGDIGKDAHVLRDYLRRHGAEAKPTDNVAEFMLEAIGAGSAPRIGSRDWADIWADSPELANIKDTISQLKESRIASATATQKDPSLEREYASPLSHQLRVVVKRANLAHWRTPNYLFTRVFNHVIIALITGLTFLSLTSSRQSLQYRVFVMFQITVLPALIIGQIEVMYHLKRVLFFREQSSKMYSSFVFASSLLIAEIPYSILCAVLFFLPLYYLPGLQPEPVRAGYQFLMILITEFFSVTMGQALSALTPSLFISSQFDPFIFVTFALFCGVTIPPPQMPAGYRTWLYELNPFTRLIGGTVVTALHDLPVICLPEELNNFTAPIGQTCSEYMGNFFSRGGSGYLVGGGNNTSDCSYCAFEVGNEFFEPLGFSYDYRWRDLGIFIGFIGSNMVILFLASRFLNFNKR; encoded by the exons ATGTCGACGGAGCCGGGAACTGGAAAGGAGGCTATCGTGGAGGCCGTTGTGACGGAGAACGCaccgccatctccatcatctgCTTCGTCCAGGACACAGAATGCAGCGGACCTCGTCGAACAGGCACGGCGCAACAACCCCAATGGCACCACTCGCGCCATTGGCGGTGTCTCTGTTGAGCAGGCGGTGTCGGACTTTGCTCAGCTTCAACGGGAACTGTCGCATATGTCACGCGTCAGTCGTTCGCGCAGTCACGCCGATGCCGAGAAGGGCAACGCCCAAACCGAGACCTCTTCAGAGACCTTTGAGCAGTTTGACCTGGAAGCGGCCCTCAGAGGTGACCTGGATGCCGAAAGAGAGGCCGGTATTCGTCCCAAGCACATTGGGGTTTACTGGGACGATTTGACGGTCAAGGGTATCGGAGGCCAGACCAACTACGTCAAAACGTTCCCTGATGCCTTCACCGACTTTTTCGACATCATCTCACCGGTGAGGAAGCTGCTGGGTTTTGAGGAGAAAGGAGTGGAAGCCAGCTTGTTGGACGGGTTCAGGGGCGTTTGTAAACCGGGAGAGATGGTACTGGTGCTTGGCAAGCCTGGATCTGGGTGTACGACCTTCCTCAAGACGATCGCCAACCAGCGTTATGGCTACACGTCAATCACCGGTGAGGTCCTCTACGGCCCTTTTGCCGTCGACGAATTTGGTCCTTATCGTGGAGAGGCTGTTTacaacgaggaggatgatgttcACCACCCGACTCTCACCGTGGAGCAGACGCTCGGGTTTGCCCTTGATGTCAAGACCCCAGGCAAACTGCCTGTTGGCATTACCAAGCAGGAATTCAAGGACAAGGTTGTGACCATGCTCTTGAAGATGTTCAACATTGAACACACCCGCAAGACAATTGTTGGCAACTCGTTTATCCGTGGTGTTTCGGGCGGCGAAAGGAAGCGCGTTTCCATTGCCGAAATGCTCACCACCAATGCCTGCATTCTCTCTTGGGACAACAGCACCCGCGGCCTCGACGCCTCTACGGCTCTCGACTTTGTCAAATCCCTCCGCATTCAGACCGACCTGTACAAGACAAGCACATTTGTCTCCCTTTACCAGGCATCGGAGAACATTTACAGCCTCTTTGACAAGGTCTTGGTTATCGACGAGGGCAAGCAGGTGTACTTTGGTCCCGCAAAAGATGCACGGTCGTACTTCGAGGGtctcggcttcctcccccgtccccgcCAGACCACCCCTGACTATGTGACGGGCTGCACCGACGCATTCGAGCGCGAGTACCAGGATGGCCGTTCTCCTGAGAATGCCCCTTACGACTCTCTCACCCTGAAAGCTGCCTTCAAGTCCTCCAAATACGCCCAGGACCTCGAGCAAGAAATGCTGTCCTACAAAGAAAGCCTCGCTCGCGAGACTGACAAACACGAAGACTTCCGCGTTGCTGTCCGCGACCAGAAGCGTCGTGGTGCCTCGAAGCACTCCGCCTACAGCGTCGGCTTTCATCAGCAAGTCTGGGCACTGATGAAGAGGCAGTTTCTTCTCAAGCAGCAAGACGTCCTGGCTCTCATTTTGTCCTGGCTCCGTAACATTATCATTGGCATTGTTCTCGGTACTCTCTATCTTAATCTCGGCAAGACGTCTGCCAGCGCCTTCTCCAAGGGTGGCTTGATGTTTATTTCCCTTTTACATAACGCCTTCCAGTCGTTTTCCGAGCTGGCGGGTACGATGTTGGGCAGAGCCGTGGTGAACAAACACCGGGCGTATGCCTTTCACCGGCCGTCAGCGCTGTGGATTGCGAATATTCTTGTCGATCAGGTCTTCGCTAGCACGCAAGTCTTCGTCTTTTCGGTGATTGTATACTTCATGACGAATCTTAGCCGGAGTGCTGGGGGGTTCTTCGTGTTCTATCTCATGTTGCTGAGCGGCAACATTGCCATGACGCTGTTTTTCCGTGTGATCGGGTGTCTAAGCCCGGATTTCGACTATGCGGTCAAGTTTGCAACCGTTGGAATTACGTTGATGATTACGACCAGTGGCTATTTGATCCAGTGGCAGAGTG AACAAGTCTGGCTCCGGTGGATTTACTACATCAACGTCCTTGGTCTGATCTTCAGTTCCTTGATGGAAAATGAGTTTTCGCGGATTGATATGACATGTACAGCCGAGAGTTTGATACCGTCGGGTCCTGGGTACGATGATATCAACCATCAGGTCTGCACGCTGCCTGGCTCCACGCCCGGTACGCTCGAGCTGTCCGGTTCATCCTACATTGATCAAGGTTTCTCCTATACGCCCGGTTTGCTGTGGCGCAACTGGGGTATTGTCCTTGTGTTGATGGCCGTCTTTCTCTTCGTGAATATTGTGGCTGGCGAATATGTACGCTTCGGCATGGGTGGCAATCAAGCCAAGGTCTTTCAGAAGCCCAACGCAGAGCGGAAGAAGCTGAACGAGGAACtgatggccaagaaggaagagcGACGCAAAGCCAGGGCTGAGCAGTCAGATTCGGAGCTCAAGATCAATTCGGAAAGCGTCCTGACGTGGGAAGGATTGTGTTATGATGTGCCGGTGCCTGGCGGAACAAGACGACTGCTCGATAACGTCTATGGGTATGTCAAGCCGGGTCAACTTACCGCTCTCATGGGGGCATCGGGTGCTGGCAAGACAACCCTCTTGGATGTGTTGGCTGCGAGGAAGAACATTGGTGTTATTCACGGCGATATCTTGGTTGATGGCGTGAAGCCAGGCAAGGAGTTCCAGCGCAGCACATCGTACGCCGAGCAGCTTGATGTCCACGACCCGACCCAGACTGTTCGCGAAGCCCTTCGGTTCTCGGCTGACTTACGCCAGCCCTTCGAGACCCCCCGTGAGGAGAAGTACGCATACGTGGAGGAGATCATTGCTCTGTTGGAAATGGAGACGTTTGCGGATGCGATTATTGGATCACCCGAGGCTGGTCTTACCGTTGAGCAGCGCAAGAGAGTAACCATCGGCGTTGAGCTTGCGGCCAAGCCTGAGCTGCTTTTGTTTCTCGACGAGCCGACCTCTGGCCTTGATTCCCAGAGTGCGTTCAATATTGTTCGTTTCCTTCGCAAACTGGCTGCCGCTGGCCAGGCGATTCTGTGTACTATCCACCAGCCGAATGCCGCCCTATTTGAGAACTTTgatcgtctcctccttctcaagagCGGCGGTCGCTGCGTGTACTTTGGGGATATTGGAAAAGACGCCCACGTACTACGCGACTATCTGCGGCGCCACGGAGCCGAAGCCAAGCCCACCGACAATGTTGCCGAGTTTATGCTCGAAGCCATCGGTGCCGGCTCTGCGCCCCGAATCGGCTCGCGCGACTGGGCCGACATATGGGCTGACTCCCCTGAGctcgccaacatcaaagACACCATCTCCCAGCTCAAGGAATCCCGCATTGCCTCGGCCACCGCAACACAAAAGGACCCCTCCCTCGAGCGTGAGTATGCCTCCCCTCTATCCCACCAGCTCCGCGTCGTGGTTAAGcgcgccaacctcgcccactGGCGCACACCAAACTACCTCTTCACCCGCGTCTTCAACCACGTCATCATCGCGCTGATCACCGgcctcaccttcctctctctcacctcctcccggcAATCCCTCCAATACCGCGTCTTCGTCATGTTCCAAATCAccgtcctccccgccctGATCATCGGCCAGATCGAAGTCATGTACCACCTCAAGcgcgtcctcttcttccggGAACAATCCTCAAAGATGTACTCATCCTTCgtcttcgcctcctccctcctcatcgcgGAAATCCCCTACTCCATCCTCTGCgccgtcctcttcttcttacCACTGTACTACCTCCCTGGCCTGCAGCCCGAGCCAGTAAGAGCAGGGTACCAATTCCTCATGATCCTTATCACGGAGTTTTTCTCTGTCACCATGGGCCAGGCTCTTTCTGCACTGACACCAAGCTtgttcatctcctcccaATTCGACCCCTTCATCTTTGTAACCTTTGCCCTCTTCTGCGGCGTCACCATCCCGCCGCCTCAAATGCCTGCCGGGTATAGGACCTGGCTCTATGAACTCAACCCCTTTACCCGTCTGATTGGAGGAACAGTCGTCACTGCTCTCCACGACCTCCCCGTTATTTGTCTCCCCGAAGAGCTCAACAACTTCACTGCGCCTATCGGCCAGACTTGCTCCGAGTACATGGGCAATTTCTTCAGCAGGGGCGGCTCGGGATATTTagttggcggcggcaacaaCACAAGCGACTGCAGCTACTGCGCCTTTGAGGTGGGCAACGAGTTCTTTGAGCCGTTGGGTTTCTCGTACGACTACAGGTGGAGGGATCTGGGGATTTTTATCGGGTTTATTGGGAGTAACATGGTTATTCTCTTCTTAGCG AGTCGATTCCTAAACTTCAATAAGCGGTAA
- the vip1 gene encoding Protein vip1 (antiSMASH:Cluster_5; COG:A; EggNog:ENOG503NXRE) codes for MATTVYVKNIASNTEDKEIKDFFSFCGKINSIDVTSEGETKSATVNFEKETAARTALLLNHTKLGTNEISVTGGSSSDDAHPDDSTTDRSPDAGLTQEEKPRARVLAEILAHGYLVADTGLETAIQLDEKHGVTNKFVNTVKQLDERTHATDKAKAADASYGLTARANSLLTGLASYFEKATQSPTGKKLVDFYTTSSKQVQDIHAEARRLADLKKAEHGGNAYAASGLDKVFGRFTGGAAKSNEEVPGGAPANAAAVESETKPTAPAGTGESKVIH; via the exons ATGGCGACCACTGTTTATGTCAAGAATATTGCCTCCAACaccgaggacaaggagatcaaggactTCTTTAGCTTCTG CGGCAAGATCAACTCCATCGACGTCACCTCCGAGGGCGAGACTAAGTCCGCGACCGTGAACTTCGAGAAGGAGACCGCCGCCCGCactgctctcctcctcaaccacaccaagCTCGGCACCAACGAAATCTCCGTCACCGGCGGCTCTTCCTCGGACGATGCCCATCCCGATGACTCCACCACCGATCGCTCCCCCGACGCTGGCCTGACACAAGAAGAGAAGCCCCGCGCCCGCGTCCTCGCTGAGATCCTCGCTCATGGCTACCTCGTCGCTGATACCGGTCTCGAAACGGCCATTCAGCTCGACGAGAAGCACGGCGTCACCAACAAGTTTGTCAACACCGTCAAGCAGCTCGATGAACGCACCCACGCCACagacaaggccaaggctgccgatgCTAGCTACGGCTTGACCGCTAGAGCCAACTCTCTCCTCACTGGCCTCGCGTCGTACTTTGAGAAGGCTACCCAGAGCCCCACCGGCAAGAAGCTGGTTGACTTTtacaccaccagctccaagCAGGTTCAAGATATCCATGCCGAGGCGAGACGGCTGGCGGACctgaagaaggccgagcACGGCGGGAATGCCTATGCTGCGTCGGGGCTTGATAAGGTCTTTGGCCGGTTTACTGGTGGCGCGGCCAAGTCTAATGAGGAGGTTCCTGGTGGTGCTCCTGCCAatgcggcggcggtggagagtGAGACTAAACCCACTGCGCCGGCTGGTACTGGGGAGTCCAAGGTCATTCACtaa
- a CDS encoding hypothetical protein (antiSMASH:Cluster_5): MMKLTLSSRQFPDGGADVSYGSFCVYKKLSFTLTQLFLDTNNAPQNTLLCNFFRTANSAITILTTTTKPSTCLIALPSPLLLRSSPEDSSMTPQPAARALMMLLTRSKPTRVVSRT; the protein is encoded by the exons ATGATGAAGTTGACGTTGAGCAGCCGGCAGTTCCCCGATGGAGGTGCTGATGTCAGTTACGGATCTTTCTGTGTGTATAAGAAGCTCAGCTTCACTTTGACCCAGCTTTTCCTTGACACAAACAACGCACCTCAAAACACCCTTCTCTGCAATTTCTTCAGGACAGCCAATTCTGCCATCACAATTCttacaacaaccaccaaaccTTCAACATGTCTGATCGCGCTGCCCagtcccctcctcctgagGAGCAGTCCGGAAGACAGCTCAATGACCCCCCAGCCAGCGGCAAGGGCACTGATGATGCTTCTAACAAGGAGCAAACCAACAAGAGTGGTCTCGAG AACTTGA
- a CDS encoding hypothetical protein (antiSMASH:Cluster_5; EggNog:ENOG503P4XH): MPDLNSVPPSPHFLSRRASQQMPPPPAPSSLILPSNQAAVHNPNSTSTPVLPSPQFPAPISQLPGSTMTTGDNTGVGPGPGPTRHPRPPTAAELHSELEKEQEARINRLTRELAALRALHNESVVSNASSTSATGTEPGDPRSGRHIRTLSNTSTRSNMGSVSTTSMAGISSPAPIRPSPYPTTALGGVALSRQGSTTSRRSRAGSPAPLVHGSSYSNEPTLANYFSSRVPHVSSSTSVLATPGSTSDLSPGLIPATDRYQETAFYREQLEATKRENDELKKRVRELERMVRARRGSDVSGSGATPGAGASRRVRSDSVSTTTSVAASVATSATGAGGISVAAQRRPRITSATSGQGDGGALEQEVRVGESASSSGLQRGVDFPAR; encoded by the exons ATGCCCGACCTCAACTCCGTACCGCCTTCACCCCATTTCCTCTCGCGTCGTGCATCACAGCagatgccaccaccgccagccccCAGTTCGCTGATTCTGCCGTCAAACCAAGCCGCCGTACACAACCCAAACAGCACATCCACTCCGGTACTGCCATCACCGCAATTCCCAGCGCCCATCAGTCAATTGCCCGGCAGCACCATGACGACTGGCGACAACACTGGCGTTGGCCCCGGCCCCGGGCCAACTCGACACCCCCGGCCCCCAACTGCCGCAGAACTCCATTCCGAActtgagaaggagcaggaggctcGA ATCAACCGGCTTACCCGTGAACTCGCTGCCCTCAGGGCTCTCCACAACGAATCTGTCGTCTCCAATGCATCCTCGACCAGCGCTACCGGCACCGAGCCAGGCGATCCCCGTTCCGGTCGACACATTCGCACACtttccaacaccagcacGCGAAGCAATATGGGTTCAGTCTCGACCACATCCATGGCCGGAATCTCGTCCCCCGCGCCTATCCGTCCGAGTCCTTATCCGACCACTGCCCTGGGCGGTGTTGCACTCTCCCGCCAGGGCAGTACCACTTCCCGCCGTAGTAGGGCTGGGTCACCAGCTCCTCTGGTGCACGGCTCCAGTTATTCCAACGAGCCAACTTTGGCCAACTACTTCTCTTCCAGGGTCCCACACGTGAGCAGCAGTACCTCTGTGCTCGCCACCCCTGGCTCCACAAGCGACCTCTCGCCCGGTCTGATCCCGGCCACAGACCGTTATCAGGAGACGGCTTTCTACCGCGAGCAGCTCGAGGCCACCAAGCGAGAGAATGAtgagttgaagaagagagTCCGCGAGCTCGAGAGAATGGTTCGGGCCCGGAGAGGAAGTGATGTCAGTGGCTCGGGAGCCACACCCGGTGCAGGTGCCTCACGCAGGGTTAGAAGTGATAGTGTCAGTACGACAACAAGTGTTGCTGCCAGCGTTGCCACCAGTGCGACCGGAGCGGGTGGTATTAGTGTGGCTGCCCAGAGACGGCCGAGGATCACAAGTGCTACCAGCGGgcagggtgatggtggtgccttGGAGCAGGAAGTCCGAGTTGGGGAGAGTGCGTCGAGCTCCGGGTTGCaaaggggggtggatttTCCTGCGAGGTAA